A single genomic interval of Chloroflexota bacterium harbors:
- a CDS encoding helix-turn-helix domain containing protein, whose protein sequence is MADLAYREVYLMNQIEARKHLIQTFQETGSLSETARRWHTSRQVVRKWLRRFQQGGEKGLQNKSRRPHHSPRQTPSQVEQLVLKARQATHYGRERLALYLQRCGISISPWLRTHGITTQVTFQTDWGDEFGGDNPSQIAALETRFLRPLQGALRRYPKGRKQCTMAE, encoded by the coding sequence ATGGCCGATTTGGCCTACCGGGAAGTATACCTTATGAACCAGATCGAGGCAAGAAAACATCTCATCCAGACCTTTCAAGAAACGGGCAGTCTCAGCGAGACGGCTCGCCGTTGGCACACCTCCCGCCAGGTGGTGCGCAAATGGCTCCGCCGTTTCCAGCAGGGAGGAGAGAAAGGCCTCCAGAACAAATCCCGGCGCCCTCACCATTCTCCGCGCCAAACCCCTTCGCAAGTGGAACAATTGGTGCTGAAGGCCCGCCAAGCTACCCATTACGGTCGAGAACGCCTGGCCCTCTACCTGCAGCGGTGCGGGATCTCCATCTCCCCCTGGCTCCGAACACATGGCATCACCACCCAGGTTACCTTTCAGACCGACTGGGGTGATGAATTCGGGGGCGATAACCCCAGCCAAATCGCTGCCTTGGAGACCCGCTTCCTGCGCCCTCTACAGGGCGCCCTACGTCGTTACCCCAAAGGTCGGAAGCAGTGTACAATGGCCGAGTAG
- a CDS encoding nitroreductase family protein: protein MKSFWEVLNERRSVRDYLPDTDVPPETITKLLSAAIRAPSAGNRQSWHFIVVREKRIKEALAHAALGQSFVARAPVVIVVCADPARSAARYGRRGAELYCLQETAAATEHILLAAVAEGLGACWVGAFDEAAAAKALQLPSHLRPVAIIPIGHPTTRERGPGRRPLAEVVSYIGER, encoded by the coding sequence TTTGGGAAGTCCTGAATGAGCGGCGTAGCGTGCGTGATTACCTGCCGGACACAGATGTACCCCCGGAGACCATCACCAAACTACTGAGCGCTGCCATCCGCGCCCCATCGGCGGGGAACCGTCAATCCTGGCATTTCATTGTGGTGCGGGAAAAGCGGATAAAGGAGGCCTTGGCCCATGCCGCCTTGGGCCAAAGTTTCGTGGCCAGAGCACCTGTGGTAATCGTCGTCTGCGCAGACCCAGCGCGATCCGCGGCTCGATATGGTCGGCGTGGGGCAGAACTCTATTGCCTGCAGGAAACTGCTGCCGCGACAGAACACATCTTGCTTGCCGCTGTTGCCGAAGGATTGGGAGCCTGTTGGGTTGGTGCATTTGATGAGGCGGCAGCCGCAAAAGCACTGCAACTGCCGTCCCATCTACGTCCCGTGGCCATCATACCCATCGGGCACCCCACAACTCGTGAACGGGGCCCGGGTCGACGTCCGTTAGCGGAAGTCGTCAGTTATATAGGCGAAAGGTAG